A window from Vicia villosa cultivar HV-30 ecotype Madison, WI unplaced genomic scaffold, Vvil1.0 ctg.000493F_1_1, whole genome shotgun sequence encodes these proteins:
- the LOC131628927 gene encoding linamarin synthase 2-like, whose product MESTIPNHTQKPHAVFIPYPAQGHVNPLMQLAKLLRCNGFHITFVNTEFNHKRWIKSLGTEFVKGLSDFQFETIPDGLPESDKDATQDVPLLSDATRTTFYAPFKELLIKLNTSSPHIPVTCIIADGLLGFAGRVAKELGIQELQFWTASACGFLGHLQYEELVKRGILPFKDENFVVDGTLEKRLDWIPEMRDIKLKELPSFMRVTDLNDIMFDFMGSEAQNCLKSSTIIINTFEELEGESLDFLRRKNSNIYSIGPLDLISRHFPEKDHGFMASGSGLWKSDPKCINWLNKWKPNSILYVNYGSITVMTNHHLKEFAWGIANSKVPFLWIMRPDVVMGEETSNLPQEFFDEIKDRGYITNWCFQDEVLAHPSVGVFLTHCGWNSTIESISSGVPTICWPFFSEQQTNCRYLCNIWKIGMEINNDVKREEITKLVLEMTEEENGKEMKQKSLEWKNKAINATDFGGSSYNNFHKLITEVLHHNVI is encoded by the exons ATGGAGTCTACTATTCCTAATCATACCCAAAAGCCTCATGCTGTATTTATTCCATACCCAGCACAAGGTCATGTTAATCCCTTAATGcaactagcaaaactccttcGATGCAATGGTTTCCACATAACCTTTGTCAACACTGAATTCAACCACAAACGTTGGATAAAATCTCTTGGAACTGAGTTTGTCAAGGGTCTCTCAGATTTTCAATTTGAAACCATACCTGATGGTTTACCAGAATCAGATAAAGACGCAACACAGGATGTTCCATTGTTGAGTGACGCAACTAGAACAACCTTTTATGCTCCTTTTAAAGAGCTTCTGATTAAGCTAAACACTTCATCACCTCATATTCCAGTTACTTGCATAATTGCTGACGGGCTTTTGGGATTTGCTGGAAGAGTGGCTAAGGAGTTAGGCATTCAAGAGTTACAGTTTTGGACTGCTTCTGCTTGTGGCTTTTTGGGACATTTGCAATATGAAGAACTTGTCAAGAGGGGCATTCTTCCATTCAAAG ATGAAAATTTTGTTGTCGATGGCACTTTGGAAAAAAGATTAGACTGGATCCCAGAAATGAGAGATATTAAATTAAAAGAGCTTCCGAGTTTTATGAGAGTTACCGATCTAAATGATATTATGTTTGATTTTATGGGTTCTGAGGCTCAAAATTGTTTGAAGTCATCAACAATTATAATCAACACATTTGAAGAATTGGAAGGTGAATCCCTTGATTTTTTAAGGagaaaaaattcaaacatataCAGCATTGGTCCACTTGACTTGATTAGTAGGCATTTTCCAGAAAAGGATCATGGTTTTATGGCTAGTGGTTCAGGTTTATGGAAAAGTGACCCAAAATGCATAAATTGGTTGAATAAATGGAAACCTAACTCAATATTATATGTTAATTATGGAAGTATAACAGTTATGACAAATCATCACTTAAAAGAATTTGCATGGGGAATAGCAAATAGCAAGGTACCATTTTTATGGATAATGAGGCCTGATGTCGTAATGGGTGAAGAAACTTCGAATTTACCACAAGAGTTTTTTGATGAAATTAAGGATAGAGGATATATAACTAATTGGTGCTTTCAAGACGAGGTTCTTGCTCATCCATCAGTTGGTGTCTTTCTAACTCATTGTGGTTGGAATTCTACAATTGAGTCTATTTCTTCAGGTGTGCCTACTATTTGTTGGCCTTTCTTTTCTGAACAGCAAACAAATTGTAGGTATTTATGCAATATTTGGAAAATAGGAATGGAAATTAACAATGATGTAAAAAGAGAAGAGATCACGAAACTTGTGCTGGAAATGACGGAAGAAGAAAATGGAAAAGAAATGAAACAAAAGAGCTTAGAATGGAAGAATAAAGCTATAAATGCTACTGATTTCGGAGGATCCTCATACAACAATTTCCATAAGTTAATTACAGAGGTTCTTCATCACAATGTTATTTGA